The DNA window TGCCGTCACAATCGTCTCACCGCGCTCGGTGGACGGCGACGCTTTAAGCACCACCTGTTTTTCACTGGGGCTTGAAAAAGGGCTTGAGCTTGTCAATTCAATGGATGGCATTTACGCTTATTTTATAACGGATGATTATGAAATTCACTATTCGGACGGAGCGGAGCTGCTTGTTCTTCCTCTCCCCGATGCCGGTTGACGGAAAAAGGAGGCTCATTATGAAAGATAACGGTTTAAAAGACAGCCGTTTAAACAATGACAGCAGAAAAAAGAAAAATGAAATCTTTCTCGTCTGCGGCCTCCTCGCCGCCGCCGTAATTTTCTTCGCAGGATACCGTTTCCTGAACAGAGGGGATGCGTCGGTGGTTGTGGTCAGCGTAAACGGGAAAACGGTCCGTGAATTCCCACTCGGCCAGGATGCCGATTTCCTGATTGAAGGCGTTGACGGCGGAACAAACCATATGATTATTAAAAATGGCGCCGTTTCCATCTTCGAGGCCTCCTGCCCTGATAAAATCTGTGTGCAGGAAGGGGAGAAAAGGCAGAAAGGCGAGGCGATTACCTGTCTTCCGAATAAAGTGATTGTTACAATAAAATAGGGATTTGGTTGAGGAAGGAGAACGCCGCCGGGACGGTCGGGGGGCGGGATGGTGAGGGGGAGGTTGTGAGTCTTCAGTCCCGGTTTGCAGGTTGTCGCGGGTGGGGAATACGGGCAGAAAAAGTTCCTCCGGGAAACGCTTGCGCTCTTCGGAGTACATAACGGAACTAACCTCAAAAATACCTCGGTAAGTGCCGATGAACTCCCAGGTTCCCTCCGGAATCTTTTTCTCCCGGATTCCCCACGGGAAGGGTATGGCCCGGGACTGAAGACGCGAAGGTTTTCGCCATCCCGAACCCCGGTCTGCGGCCGCTGAATTGTTCTTATTCCTTCAAAGGGGGAGGTATTGTCGCTGCCACTACATTTCCTCGAATTTCGGGAGAATCCCTCTGTATGGTATTCAATTGATGAATCAAAGCTTTAGCGCCTGACTTATCCTTGAATAACCATTGAATTTTTTGATTCATCATTTAATATAGCTTTGGATTTTTCTCTGAATCCAGCCCGAAATACTTTCATAAGGTAAAAGATTCACGACTACATAGTGGCCGCGACAATACCTTTCCCACACTTGACGAAAGAGACAATCAGCCCCTGAAGCCGGCGGACGGGGCGACCACCTTCCCTGAGTCTTCAGTCCCGTCAACAACCTGCCTGGGGAAGGAGGAGAAAAACTTTCCGGAGGGAGACCTTGAAGCCCGCCGGTGCTTAGCGAGGTCCTTTCG is part of the [Clostridium] symbiosum genome and encodes:
- a CDS encoding NusG domain II-containing protein, giving the protein MKDNGLKDSRLNNDSRKKKNEIFLVCGLLAAAVIFFAGYRFLNRGDASVVVVSVNGKTVREFPLGQDADFLIEGVDGGTNHMIIKNGAVSIFEASCPDKICVQEGEKRQKGEAITCLPNKVIVTIK